From Pseudodesulfovibrio alkaliphilus, one genomic window encodes:
- the hisS gene encoding histidine--tRNA ligase, with the protein MSKIQKIKGFADLFPEEAAVFTRMENVARDIFSRYAFGELRTPVLEKTELFQKSIGEDTDVVGKEMFTFPDRKGRSLTMRPEATAGVVRAFIESGTHQPGKISKFFTIGPMFRYERPQKGRQRQFHQINAEIFGAPEAQADGELILMLCTFLNALGLTRLTVELNSLGCHECRPAYRQALIDYYTAKDRANFCEDCRRRMDTNPLRVLDCKVSGCKALVQDAPVITSHLCHECESHFDDVRTILDGAGVAYELNPRLVRGLDYYVRTCFEVSSHDIGAQTAVAGGGRYDGLIRSLDGPDCPATGFACGMERLALLLGSLKTPAPDFYLAVVDDAAANAAMLFAQRLRDKGLVGEACYGGGSMKSRMRAANKSGARVCLIMGGDELAQGTVTIKPMVGEGQQTTMPQAEYLAQIGTE; encoded by the coding sequence ATGTCGAAGATTCAAAAAATAAAAGGGTTTGCCGATCTCTTTCCCGAGGAGGCGGCCGTCTTCACCCGCATGGAAAACGTGGCCCGCGACATTTTTTCGCGCTACGCCTTTGGTGAATTGCGGACCCCGGTGCTTGAGAAGACCGAGCTTTTCCAGAAGTCCATCGGCGAGGACACGGATGTGGTCGGCAAGGAGATGTTCACCTTCCCGGATCGCAAGGGCCGCTCCCTGACCATGCGGCCCGAGGCCACGGCAGGCGTGGTCCGCGCCTTCATCGAGTCGGGCACACATCAGCCGGGCAAGATTTCCAAGTTCTTCACCATTGGTCCCATGTTTCGCTACGAGCGCCCCCAGAAGGGCCGCCAGCGCCAGTTTCATCAGATCAATGCGGAGATATTCGGGGCGCCCGAGGCCCAGGCCGACGGTGAGCTGATCCTCATGCTGTGCACCTTTCTCAACGCCCTGGGCCTGACCAGACTGACCGTGGAGCTCAATTCCCTGGGCTGCCACGAGTGCCGCCCCGCCTATCGTCAAGCCCTCATCGACTACTATACGGCCAAGGACCGCGCCAACTTCTGCGAGGACTGCCGCCGACGCATGGACACCAATCCCCTGCGCGTCCTCGACTGCAAGGTGTCCGGCTGCAAGGCTCTGGTTCAGGACGCGCCGGTCATCACCAGCCATCTCTGCCACGAGTGCGAGTCCCATTTCGACGACGTACGCACCATCCTTGATGGCGCGGGAGTGGCCTACGAGCTCAACCCCCGGCTGGTGCGCGGGCTGGACTACTATGTGCGTACCTGCTTTGAGGTTTCAAGCCACGACATCGGCGCACAGACCGCTGTGGCCGGAGGGGGGCGTTACGACGGGCTGATCCGAAGCCTTGACGGCCCGGACTGCCCGGCCACGGGGTTTGCCTGCGGCATGGAGCGGCTCGCCCTGCTGCTGGGAAGCCTCAAGACCCCGGCCCCTGATTTTTATCTGGCCGTGGTGGACGACGCGGCGGCCAACGCGGCCATGCTCTTTGCCCAGCGGCTGCGCGACAAGGGGCTTGTGGGCGAGGCGTGCTACGGCGGCGGGTCCATGAAGAGCCGCATGCGTGCGGCCAACAAGTCCGGCGCCAGGGTCTGCCTGATCATGGGCGGCGACGAGCTGGCGCAAGGCACCGTGACCATCAAGCCCATGGTCGGCGAAGGTCAGCAGACAACAATGCCGCAAGCTGAATATTTGGCGCAGATCGGGACGGAATGA
- a CDS encoding molybdopterin-dependent oxidoreductase: MPIITACTMDCGDACSLLVDPDARTVRGNPKHPFTKGFCCKKGGRYFERLDADERITTPLTKINGRFVEATWDEAMGLIARRLDAARQHPETILHIHGHGYRGVLAKASSILFQALGASTTRGALCDNTGITASIMDFGALDHNDPEDILCASRIVNWGRDLSRCSVHQQALTARARKQGTEVLTISPGGDGAAEFSDMTIRVRPGTDRFLAAAVIKLFLEAGDLNPWVLTRTANWPALRGLIDGRTFHDLCRACDVTAQDAETVYDWYADPGNVATLLGWGLQRHVFGGENVRFINAVAMLSGNVGISGGGAYYNISSGRNLGTWTHLVQGGHPCKTRRALLLNDLGAELRRADPPVDFVWIDGHNVVNQVPDCLAAAEAMQRPFVVVVDGFMHDTAMLADVILPPAFMFEREDVLGSFVHNCVNHCAAAVPPRGLCRPDFDIVTELGSRLAEPIILPDAETCLTEGLKQSGIALDELREHGFVKVGHPRVAFSGMVFAHPDGLYRFPEHLSPEPRRDQDHPLQLLTLVRGESLHSQIPEADQAGFPTVWIAKDCPAFAALDPARDAYLVTPAGTMRVEVQIAPGLHPDTVIMRRGGWMKYGHNANVIIEPRMTDMGEGCAYYSQPCRLENR, from the coding sequence ATGCCCATCATCACCGCCTGCACCATGGACTGCGGCGACGCCTGCTCGCTGCTGGTGGACCCTGACGCCAGGACCGTCCGGGGCAACCCCAAGCACCCCTTCACCAAAGGATTCTGCTGCAAGAAGGGTGGCCGCTACTTCGAACGCCTCGACGCGGATGAGCGCATCACCACACCGCTGACCAAAATCAACGGCCGGTTCGTTGAAGCGACGTGGGACGAGGCCATGGGGCTGATCGCCCGGCGACTCGACGCCGCCCGACAGCACCCGGAGACCATCCTGCACATCCACGGGCACGGCTACCGGGGCGTCCTGGCCAAGGCCAGCTCCATCCTGTTTCAAGCCCTTGGCGCCTCCACAACCCGGGGCGCACTCTGCGACAACACCGGCATCACCGCCTCCATCATGGATTTCGGAGCCCTTGACCACAACGACCCAGAGGACATTCTGTGCGCCAGCCGCATTGTCAACTGGGGCCGGGACCTGTCCCGCTGCTCGGTCCATCAGCAGGCACTGACGGCCCGCGCCCGCAAACAGGGCACTGAGGTGTTGACCATCTCGCCCGGCGGCGACGGCGCGGCTGAATTCTCGGACATGACCATCCGCGTGCGCCCCGGCACGGACCGCTTCCTGGCCGCGGCAGTGATCAAGCTTTTCCTTGAAGCGGGCGACCTCAATCCGTGGGTGCTGACCCGTACGGCCAACTGGCCCGCCCTGCGCGGCCTCATAGATGGCCGCACATTCCACGACCTCTGCCGGGCCTGCGATGTGACGGCCCAGGACGCCGAAACGGTCTACGACTGGTACGCCGACCCAGGCAACGTGGCCACCCTGCTGGGATGGGGCTTGCAGCGCCACGTCTTTGGCGGCGAGAACGTCCGCTTCATCAATGCCGTTGCCATGCTCTCGGGCAATGTGGGCATCAGCGGCGGCGGGGCTTACTACAACATCTCTTCGGGCCGCAACCTCGGCACCTGGACGCACTTGGTCCAAGGCGGCCATCCCTGTAAAACCCGACGCGCACTGCTCCTCAACGACCTGGGCGCGGAGCTGCGCCGGGCCGATCCCCCCGTGGATTTCGTCTGGATCGACGGCCACAACGTGGTCAATCAGGTGCCGGACTGTCTGGCCGCGGCCGAGGCGATGCAAAGGCCCTTTGTGGTGGTGGTTGACGGCTTCATGCACGACACGGCCATGCTTGCCGATGTCATCCTGCCGCCCGCCTTCATGTTCGAACGCGAGGACGTGCTCGGCTCCTTTGTCCACAACTGCGTCAATCACTGTGCCGCGGCCGTGCCGCCGCGGGGCCTCTGCCGCCCCGACTTCGACATCGTGACCGAGCTCGGCTCACGCCTCGCAGAACCGATCATCCTTCCCGACGCGGAAACCTGCCTGACCGAGGGACTGAAACAGTCCGGCATCGCCCTTGATGAACTGCGCGAGCACGGATTCGTCAAGGTGGGGCATCCCCGCGTGGCTTTTTCGGGCATGGTCTTTGCCCATCCCGACGGGCTCTACCGCTTCCCGGAACACCTCTCGCCCGAACCCCGGCGCGACCAGGACCACCCGCTGCAACTGCTGACCCTGGTGCGCGGGGAATCGCTACATTCCCAGATCCCCGAAGCCGATCAGGCCGGGTTTCCCACTGTCTGGATCGCCAAGGACTGTCCCGCCTTCGCCGCCCTGGACCCGGCTCGGGACGCCTACCTCGTCACCCCGGCCGGGACCATGCGTGTCGAGGTACAGATCGCCCCGGGGCTGCACCCGGACACGGTGATCATGCGCCGGGGCGGGTGGATGAAATACGGCCACAACGCCAACGTCATCATCGAGCCACGCATGACCGACATGGGCGAGGGATGCGCCTACTACAGCCAACCCTGCCGCCTGGAAAACCGCTGA
- a CDS encoding redox-sensing transcriptional repressor Rex → MKSEHIPKATIGRLAVYIQVLENLLRDGNEVISSEKLARACSVNSSQIRKDLAYFGEFGVRGVGYYVQELITSIKQSLGIDRVWKCALIGVGNMGIALLRHHDFERRGFHIAAAFDCDPDKIGREFEDLEIVCPTHLVEQAPELGLEIGIITTPPDRAQRAANHLVDANIRGIINFAPARINVPPHIPVEYVDFFDHLYSIAFQITLGND, encoded by the coding sequence ATGAAAAGTGAACATATCCCTAAGGCGACCATCGGGCGTCTGGCTGTTTACATCCAGGTGCTCGAGAATCTGCTGAGGGACGGCAACGAGGTCATCTCGTCAGAGAAGCTGGCCCGGGCCTGTTCGGTCAACTCGTCGCAGATACGTAAGGACCTGGCTTATTTCGGCGAGTTTGGCGTACGCGGGGTCGGGTACTACGTCCAGGAACTCATCACCTCCATCAAGCAGTCGCTGGGCATCGACCGGGTCTGGAAATGCGCCCTGATCGGGGTAGGCAACATGGGCATTGCCCTGCTGCGCCACCATGATTTCGAGCGGCGCGGTTTCCACATCGCCGCTGCCTTTGACTGCGATCCTGACAAGATAGGTCGTGAATTCGAGGATCTCGAGATCGTCTGTCCCACCCATCTGGTGGAACAGGCGCCAGAGCTGGGCCTTGAGATCGGCATTATCACCACACCGCCAGATCGCGCCCAGCGGGCCGCCAATCATCTGGTGGACGCCAACATCCGCGGCATTATCAACTTCGCCCCGGCGCGCATTAATGTGCCGCCGCATATCCCTGTGGAATATGTGGACTTCTTTGACCACCTCTACTCCATAGCCTTTCAGATCACCCTGGGAAACGATTGA
- a CDS encoding ATP synthase F0 subunit C: MKITKVLFTTLAMLLVASVAFAADGDAAVLSAKAYATAIGMGIAAGLCGIGQGMGVKGACEGIARNPEAAGQLSTTLILGLAFIESLAIYALVVNLILLFVV, translated from the coding sequence ATGAAGATCACGAAAGTTCTGTTCACCACCCTGGCCATGCTTCTGGTTGCCTCTGTCGCCTTCGCTGCTGACGGCGATGCCGCGGTGCTCTCCGCCAAGGCATACGCCACCGCCATCGGCATGGGCATCGCCGCCGGTCTGTGCGGCATCGGCCAGGGCATGGGCGTCAAGGGCGCCTGCGAAGGCATCGCCCGCAACCCCGAGGCCGCCGGCCAGCTCTCCACCACCCTGATCCTGGGTCTGGCCTTCATCGAGTCCCTGGCCATTTACGCCCTGGTCGTCAACCTGATCCTGCTCTTCGTCGTCTAG
- the atpB gene encoding F0F1 ATP synthase subunit A produces MGFSGGLPHPLLYMDMLKSIGHWGASVEAALGVESINHVLYMWLCMGILFALGMIVRGRLQLVPGGLQNVFETIIGGLENFVVSNLGQQGRQFMPLLCTIFLFILVMNWIGLVPGCDAPTANINTPAAMAIIVFVFYQAVGIKKWGFGYIKHFMGPVSFLAPLMLILEPISHMARPLSLTLRLFGNIRGEEIVLILMFFLAPLLGSLPMYLLFLLAKSIQAFIFFMLTMLYLQGAVEHAH; encoded by the coding sequence ATGGGTTTCTCAGGCGGATTACCGCATCCTCTGTTGTACATGGACATGCTCAAGAGCATCGGCCACTGGGGCGCCAGCGTCGAGGCGGCGCTTGGCGTGGAGAGCATCAACCATGTGCTCTACATGTGGCTGTGCATGGGCATTCTCTTCGCCCTGGGCATGATTGTCCGCGGCCGCTTGCAGCTTGTTCCCGGCGGCTTGCAGAATGTTTTCGAGACCATCATCGGCGGTCTTGAGAATTTCGTTGTTTCCAACCTCGGCCAGCAGGGACGGCAGTTCATGCCGCTTCTGTGCACCATCTTCCTGTTCATCCTGGTCATGAACTGGATAGGGCTTGTGCCTGGCTGCGACGCACCCACCGCCAACATCAACACCCCGGCCGCCATGGCCATCATCGTGTTCGTGTTCTATCAGGCCGTGGGCATCAAGAAGTGGGGATTTGGCTACATCAAGCACTTTATGGGCCCGGTCAGCTTCCTGGCCCCGCTCATGCTCATCCTGGAGCCCATCTCTCATATGGCCCGGCCGCTGAGCCTGACCCTTCGTCTCTTCGGCAACATCCGCGGCGAGGAGATCGTGCTCATCCTGATGTTCTTCCTGGCTCCGCTGCTGGGCTCGCTGCCCATGTACCTGCTCTTCCTGCTGGCGAAGAGCATCCAGGCGTTCATCTTCTTCATGCTGACCATGCTCTATTTGCAGGGTGCCGTGGAGCACGCGCACTAG
- a CDS encoding ATP synthase subunit I, whose protein sequence is MKVLEMINQRVERLLVKSGFDRPDVRILVRNQIYVSLGTSLVIVLVTLASRWSLAFAAGAVLALVNFWALARVVEMLIRTQEGGPQKMFVIFVVKMTLSGLALYWLIGVERVPHWGLITGLGTVVINVAATGLSQVGRKRA, encoded by the coding sequence ATGAAGGTGCTGGAGATGATCAATCAGCGGGTTGAGCGGCTGCTCGTCAAGAGCGGTTTTGATCGGCCCGATGTGCGTATCCTCGTCCGCAACCAGATATACGTTTCGCTGGGGACCTCTCTAGTGATCGTGCTGGTGACACTTGCATCCCGGTGGTCTCTCGCCTTTGCGGCCGGGGCGGTACTCGCCCTTGTCAACTTCTGGGCGCTTGCCCGCGTCGTCGAGATGTTGATTCGGACGCAGGAGGGGGGACCGCAAAAAATGTTTGTCATATTCGTGGTGAAGATGACTCTGAGCGGGCTGGCCTTGTATTGGCTGATCGGAGTCGAACGTGTTCCCCATTGGGGGCTGATTACGGGTCTGGGAACGGTGGTGATCAACGTCGCCGCGACCGGCCTGTCTCAGGTGGGGCGGAAAAGGGCCTAG
- a CDS encoding AtpZ/AtpI family protein has protein sequence MFFSKDGRWTNLVQVGGTASTMGLHIVSATVVGLAIGYFLDDIFGTKPWLIMIFFVFGVMAGFKMVIEDFRKLQRREEARKSGSLKHNGDEGAGDDQSAG, from the coding sequence ATGTTCTTTTCTAAAGACGGTCGCTGGACAAATCTCGTGCAGGTCGGGGGAACCGCCAGCACGATGGGCCTTCACATCGTTTCCGCCACCGTTGTCGGCCTCGCCATAGGGTATTTCCTGGACGACATCTTCGGCACCAAGCCCTGGTTGATCATGATCTTCTTTGTTTTCGGGGTCATGGCCGGGTTCAAGATGGTGATCGAAGACTTCAGGAAACTGCAGCGACGGGAAGAGGCCAGGAAATCGGGTTCTTTGAAACATAATGGAGATGAAGGTGCTGGAGATGATCAATCAGCGGGTTGA
- a CDS encoding DUF3426 domain-containing protein yields MIVTCPNCQTRYNLPDEKVPAKGAKVKCSKCTHVFKTPPPQAMPEDEVESLFEQESASTDTRAGERFDETFDEVASASAAEPKGAPPADVDAGFPEAPEEPGAGDDEMPGMDDLFDDEDETPDGEGLFDDDEAESESLDDRGHEASGEAADDLFEETGSEPDDDLFAGDEEDGEDQEEDEDDVAGFGLDDEPARKGSRSLGCLIVILVLALGLGAAVYFKAWTLLGVDPAAYFQNVPYLGRLFMEPVGDRDAAPGESPADRVRRIELKNVKQYYVANEKTGNLFVVEGKAVNVFSTPKERIRVEVVLYDEAGTVLASQALLCGNVLSQFQLQVQTQKEIEDGLASEVGILSNNTFIRPGSSTPFMAVFFQPPPNVKEFLVKVVDVGDPS; encoded by the coding sequence ATGATCGTCACCTGCCCGAACTGCCAGACCCGGTACAACCTTCCCGATGAGAAGGTCCCGGCCAAAGGCGCCAAGGTCAAGTGCTCCAAGTGCACCCATGTTTTCAAGACGCCGCCGCCCCAGGCCATGCCCGAGGACGAGGTGGAGAGCCTTTTCGAGCAGGAGTCCGCAAGCACGGACACCCGGGCCGGGGAGCGGTTTGACGAGACCTTCGACGAAGTGGCATCGGCCAGCGCGGCCGAGCCGAAAGGCGCACCCCCGGCAGACGTGGACGCCGGGTTTCCTGAGGCTCCCGAGGAGCCGGGGGCCGGAGACGACGAGATGCCGGGCATGGACGACCTCTTTGATGACGAGGACGAAACCCCGGACGGAGAGGGCCTCTTTGACGACGATGAGGCCGAAAGCGAATCGTTGGACGACCGGGGCCACGAAGCCTCTGGCGAAGCGGCGGACGATCTTTTTGAAGAAACCGGGTCCGAACCCGATGACGACCTCTTCGCAGGCGACGAAGAAGACGGCGAGGACCAGGAGGAGGACGAGGACGACGTTGCGGGATTCGGCCTGGACGACGAGCCCGCACGCAAGGGCAGCCGCTCCCTTGGCTGCCTGATAGTGATCCTTGTCCTGGCGCTCGGCCTTGGCGCGGCCGTGTATTTCAAGGCGTGGACCCTGCTCGGCGTCGACCCGGCCGCCTATTTCCAGAACGTCCCCTACCTGGGCAGGTTGTTCATGGAGCCTGTGGGCGACAGGGATGCGGCCCCGGGAGAATCCCCGGCCGACAGGGTGCGCCGCATTGAGCTGAAGAACGTCAAGCAGTATTATGTGGCCAACGAGAAGACCGGCAACCTCTTCGTGGTCGAGGGCAAGGCGGTCAACGTCTTTTCCACGCCCAAGGAGCGCATCCGCGTCGAGGTTGTCCTCTACGATGAGGCGGGCACGGTGCTCGCCTCCCAGGCGCTGCTTTGCGGCAACGTGCTCTCCCAGTTCCAGTTGCAGGTGCAGACCCAAAAGGAGATCGAGGACGGCCTGGCCAGCGAGGTGGGCATCCTCTCCAACAACACCTTCATCCGGCCCGGTTCGTCCACGCCGTTTATGGCGGTGTTTTTCCAGCCGCCGCCCAACGTCAAGGAGTTCCTGGTCAAGGTGGTTGACGTGGGCGACCCGAGTTGA
- the hpt gene encoding hypoxanthine phosphoribosyltransferase: MGHKLTPFITADQLAARVEELGREVAASYRGSGPLVCVCVLKGAFLFFSDLIRRIDREIEVDFVRLASYGTAVSRGEDIVFSKDLEISIEGKDVLVIEDIVDTGHSMDFLLHVLRRRNPKSLKICALIDKHERREKKVTVDFSGFRLGEGFIVGYGLDYAERYRELDGIYELSTDNG, from the coding sequence ATGGGACATAAACTGACACCATTCATCACCGCCGACCAGCTGGCCGCCCGCGTGGAAGAGCTGGGCAGGGAGGTCGCCGCCAGCTACCGGGGCTCTGGCCCGCTGGTCTGCGTCTGTGTGCTCAAGGGCGCGTTTCTCTTCTTCTCGGACCTGATCCGCCGCATTGACCGGGAGATAGAAGTGGACTTCGTCCGTCTGGCCAGCTACGGGACGGCCGTGTCGCGTGGGGAGGACATCGTCTTTTCCAAGGACCTCGAAATCTCCATCGAGGGCAAGGACGTGCTTGTCATCGAGGATATCGTGGACACCGGCCACTCCATGGATTTCCTGCTTCATGTTTTGCGCAGACGCAATCCGAAGAGTTTGAAAATATGTGCGCTTATTGATAAGCATGAGCGGCGGGAAAAAAAAGTGACCGTTGATTTCTCAGGGTTCAGGCTTGGCGAGGGGTTCATCGTGGGCTATGGCCTCGACTATGCCGAGCGCTACCGGGAGTTGGACGGAATTTACGAGTTGTCCACGGATAACGGATAG
- a CDS encoding N-acetyltransferase codes for MIRKARIQDVKAIHSLLMHREEHDGLVLPRSFSQLYSHLRDFFVAVDDQGAVIGCCALNIIWENLAEIRSLVVVSGHRGKRLGRKLVEACLSEAVTLGIFKVYTLTEQTGFFAHLEFVQEDMDALNQKVFADCLNCPRFPDHCNEVAMVMVL; via the coding sequence ATGATCCGCAAGGCCCGCATCCAGGATGTCAAGGCAATCCATTCCCTGCTCATGCACCGCGAGGAGCATGACGGGCTGGTGCTGCCCCGTTCCTTCAGCCAGCTCTATTCCCATCTGCGCGACTTTTTCGTGGCTGTGGACGATCAGGGCGCGGTCATCGGCTGCTGCGCACTCAACATCATCTGGGAGAATCTGGCTGAAATCCGCTCCCTGGTGGTGGTATCCGGGCATCGGGGCAAGCGGTTGGGCCGCAAGCTGGTGGAGGCCTGCCTGAGCGAGGCCGTGACCCTGGGGATATTCAAGGTCTATACCCTCACCGAGCAGACCGGGTTCTTCGCCCATCTCGAATTCGTGCAGGAGGACATGGACGCGCTCAACCAGAAGGTGTTCGCCGACTGCCTCAACTGCCCGCGCTTTCCCGATCATTGCAACGAAGTGGCCATGGTCATGGTTCTTTAA
- a CDS encoding TlpA family protein disulfide reductase codes for MSKLGRFAAMIVLGFSLLACSGGAEGEPSAARGIAPLDSAGLDALLADNPGKPSVLFFWTTWCPSCKQQIGEMERFHASRSADVTILSVSLDESEPALRAFFEDKSTTLPVYHGDESLAARFEVEAIPTLVVFDAGGRQIFSRAGVFPLPMLEALADQLAAR; via the coding sequence ATGAGCAAGTTAGGGCGGTTCGCCGCCATGATCGTATTGGGCTTTTCGCTGTTGGCCTGTTCCGGCGGCGCGGAAGGGGAGCCTTCGGCCGCAAGGGGGATTGCGCCCCTTGATTCCGCGGGACTTGACGCCCTGCTGGCCGACAATCCGGGCAAGCCGTCGGTGCTGTTCTTCTGGACCACGTGGTGTCCGTCGTGCAAGCAGCAGATTGGCGAGATGGAGCGGTTCCACGCCTCTCGCAGCGCGGATGTCACCATCCTCAGCGTGTCGCTGGACGAGAGCGAGCCTGCCCTTCGCGCCTTTTTCGAGGACAAGTCCACGACGCTGCCCGTGTACCATGGCGACGAGAGCCTGGCGGCCCGTTTCGAGGTGGAGGCCATCCCCACCCTGGTGGTGTTCGACGCCGGGGGCAGGCAGATATTCTCGCGGGCCGGGGTCTTCCCCCTGCCCATGCTCGAAGCGCTGGCGGATCAGCTGGCCGCCCGGTGA
- a CDS encoding homocysteine S-methyltransferase family protein, with the protein MPDFRAILRDDRIYFFDGGYGTLLQSRGLPAGLSPELWGLKAPEVIRGVHRDYLEAGADVLTTNTFGGSRPKLGLDADPYQLNRAMTRIAREVAGDRAFVAASIGPTGHFVEPLGELTFRELVEIFREQIRGCVDGGADLILGETHFDLAEARAVVVAARLECRLPVAMSMTFEGDASLTGTSPLTFVDTMQNMGVELIGTNCSAGPERMVDTLAAWAPRLATPSFAEANAGLPELDDAGNTVFRLAPEPFAEQAARFADMGAKFLGGCCGTTPEHIRALRARVGDRSWKRPEPTDDARMVLTSRSVSVPIGFSHPGVIIGERINPTGKAQLTAELQEGIHTEAVRFAAEQIELGAPVLDVNVGAPMVDEKTLLPGLIKTLIGRFTAPLSIDSNDSAAVEAGLWVYPGSPLVNSISGEPGKMEALGPLCKLFGAPFILLPIVGRKLPVTAGERLAVIEDLLVEAEGLGIPRRLIMVDALALTVSSKPEAARHSLEVMRRCRDDWGLPTTIGLSNISFGLPARELLNSTFLSLSMASGLCSFISNPNSARIQETLHAAEVLLDRDPQAARYIGRFSEWTDGGGGAAAPVADSGPQTPDLPPVQAAVVKGDRDGVVALVEVELGRGMAAMSIVNDLLIPGILAVGEKYERKEYFLPQLLQSAETMQTAFGRLRPLLEAEGGGGRKPVVVMATVEGDIHDIGKNIVCLMLRNHGFEVVDLGKDVAAERIVDAAQEHGAAIIGLSALMTTTMVRMEDTVKMVRERGLDIRVIIGGAVVTEKFCTAIGADGWSTDAVRAVKLAQSLVA; encoded by the coding sequence GTGCCCGATTTCAGAGCCATTCTGCGCGATGACAGGATATACTTCTTTGACGGCGGATACGGCACCCTGCTCCAGAGCCGGGGGCTGCCTGCCGGACTTTCGCCCGAGCTTTGGGGGCTGAAGGCGCCGGAGGTCATCCGGGGCGTACATCGGGACTACCTCGAGGCCGGGGCCGATGTGCTGACCACCAACACCTTTGGCGGCTCCCGGCCCAAGCTGGGACTCGACGCCGACCCCTACCAGCTGAACCGGGCCATGACCCGCATCGCCCGGGAGGTGGCCGGAGACCGCGCCTTTGTGGCCGCCTCCATCGGCCCCACCGGCCATTTTGTCGAACCGCTGGGCGAACTGACCTTCCGCGAGCTGGTGGAGATCTTTCGCGAGCAGATCCGGGGCTGCGTGGACGGCGGCGCGGACCTGATTCTGGGCGAGACCCATTTCGATCTGGCCGAGGCCCGGGCCGTGGTTGTGGCCGCCCGGCTGGAGTGCCGGCTTCCGGTGGCCATGTCCATGACCTTTGAGGGCGACGCCAGCCTGACAGGCACCTCGCCCCTGACCTTTGTGGACACCATGCAGAACATGGGCGTGGAGCTTATCGGCACCAACTGTTCGGCCGGGCCGGAGCGCATGGTCGACACCCTGGCCGCCTGGGCGCCCCGCCTGGCCACCCCGAGTTTTGCCGAGGCCAATGCGGGCCTGCCCGAGCTGGACGACGCGGGCAACACCGTGTTTCGTCTCGCCCCAGAGCCGTTTGCCGAACAGGCGGCCCGGTTCGCGGACATGGGTGCCAAGTTCCTGGGCGGCTGCTGCGGCACCACGCCCGAGCACATCCGCGCCCTGCGGGCCAGGGTGGGGGACAGGAGCTGGAAGCGACCCGAGCCGACCGACGACGCCCGGATGGTGCTCACCTCGCGCTCGGTTTCGGTGCCCATCGGTTTTTCCCATCCGGGCGTGATCATCGGCGAGCGCATCAATCCCACGGGCAAGGCGCAGCTCACCGCCGAGTTGCAGGAGGGAATCCACACCGAGGCCGTGCGCTTTGCGGCCGAGCAGATCGAGCTGGGGGCTCCGGTTCTCGATGTCAATGTGGGCGCCCCCATGGTGGACGAGAAAACCCTGCTTCCCGGTCTGATCAAAACCCTCATCGGCCGGTTCACCGCGCCCCTGTCCATCGACTCCAACGATTCGGCGGCCGTGGAGGCCGGGCTTTGGGTTTATCCCGGCTCCCCTTTGGTCAACTCCATCTCCGGCGAGCCGGGAAAGATGGAAGCCCTCGGTCCCCTGTGCAAGCTCTTTGGTGCACCGTTCATCCTGCTGCCCATCGTGGGGCGCAAGCTCCCGGTTACGGCCGGGGAGCGGCTGGCGGTCATCGAGGACCTGCTGGTGGAAGCCGAGGGCCTGGGCATCCCCCGGCGGCTGATCATGGTGGACGCCCTGGCCCTGACCGTGTCCTCCAAGCCCGAGGCTGCGCGGCATTCGCTGGAGGTCATGCGCCGCTGCCGCGACGACTGGGGCCTGCCCACCACCATCGGGCTGTCCAATATTTCCTTTGGCCTGCCCGCCCGCGAGCTGCTCAACTCCACCTTCCTGTCCCTGTCCATGGCTTCGGGATTGTGCTCGTTCATCTCCAACCCCAATTCGGCCCGCATCCAGGAGACCCTGCACGCCGCCGAGGTGCTGCTCGACCGCGATCCCCAGGCCGCCCGGTACATTGGCCGCTTTTCCGAATGGACCGATGGCGGGGGCGGGGCCGCCGCGCCCGTGGCGGACTCGGGCCCGCAGACGCCGGATCTGCCTCCGGTGCAGGCAGCGGTGGTCAAGGGCGATCGCGACGGGGTGGTCGCCTTGGTGGAGGTCGAGCTGGGCCGGGGCATGGCGGCCATGAGCATTGTCAACGATCTGCTCATCCCCGGCATTCTGGCCGTGGGCGAAAAATACGAGCGCAAGGAATACTTCCTGCCCCAGCTGCTTCAATCTGCCGAGACCATGCAGACCGCCTTCGGCCGACTCCGGCCGCTGCTGGAGGCCGAGGGTGGGGGAGGGCGTAAGCCGGTGGTGGTCATGGCCACAGTGGAGGGCGACATCCATGACATCGGCAAGAACATCGTTTGCTTGATGCTCAGGAACCACGGGTTCGAGGTGGTGGACCTGGGCAAGGACGTGGCTGCGGAGCGCATCGTGGACGCGGCCCAGGAGCACGGTGCGGCCATCATCGGCCTCTCGGCCCTGATGACCACCACCATGGTCCGCATGGAGGACACGGTGAAGATGGTGCGCGAGCGCGGGCTGGACATCCGGGTGATCATCGGCGGGGCCGTGGTCACCGAAAAATTCTGCACGGCCATCGGGGCGGACGGCTGGTCCACCGATGCGGTGCGGGCGGTGAAGCTGGCCCAAAGCCTTGTCGCATAG